From a region of the Flavobacterium sediminilitoris genome:
- a CDS encoding DUF7000 family protein encodes MENLNKYISIYKEQLKKGDILIAYNELVKFVMKLRTDFIKSLSDHYSFTGILHGYLDFTYFYYSNDFLKSKKLKFGLILNHMEMRFEVWLLGNTKPIQQKYWELSKNTKWNKDKTEMPKYSILESIIVKNPDFDNLDKLIEQIETQMMKASDEILDYLKTLN; translated from the coding sequence ATGGAAAATTTAAACAAATATATTTCAATTTATAAAGAACAATTAAAAAAAGGAGACATATTAATTGCATATAACGAGTTAGTAAAGTTTGTTATGAAATTAAGAACGGATTTTATTAAAAGTCTTTCTGACCACTATTCATTTACTGGAATTCTTCACGGATATTTAGACTTTACATATTTCTACTATTCAAACGATTTTTTAAAAAGTAAAAAACTAAAATTCGGACTTATTCTAAATCATATGGAAATGAGATTCGAGGTATGGTTACTTGGAAATACAAAACCAATTCAACAAAAATATTGGGAGTTATCAAAAAACACAAAGTGGAATAAAGACAAAACTGAAATGCCTAAATATTCAATTCTTGAGAGCATTATTGTAAAAAATCCTGATTTTGACAATTTAGACAAACTAATCGAACAAATAGAAACCCAAATGATGAAGGCTTCGGACGAAATATTGGACTATTTGAAAACATTGAATTAA
- a CDS encoding alpha-ketoglutarate-dependent dioxygenase AlkB, producing the protein MNQNEFKKITLPFEHNLFNELSTQINFENVGKGRIGNHLVKASDKGIPIVRTTTQYNIPSHEFSDLHSKIIKSINSNFVYFPEIKFNNALIEIYDNSYSKMKYHSDQCLDLVDDSYIGLFSCYEKPSKLEKPHIRILKIQNKTTNEEFDISLTHNSFVLFSVKANTNFSHKIILDSTLNQKEKQTDNRWLGITFRESKTFIKFKNKMPYLSCGSLLELADENQKKEFFMLRSQENRSINFTYPQINFTISKADTLMPIR; encoded by the coding sequence ATGAATCAAAATGAATTTAAAAAAATAACATTACCATTTGAACATAATCTCTTCAATGAATTATCCACACAAATCAATTTTGAAAATGTTGGAAAAGGTAGGATTGGAAATCATTTAGTTAAGGCAAGTGATAAAGGTATTCCTATTGTTAGAACAACGACTCAATATAACATTCCATCTCATGAATTCTCTGATTTGCATAGTAAAATAATAAAAAGTATTAATAGTAATTTTGTGTATTTTCCTGAAATTAAGTTTAACAATGCTTTAATTGAAATCTATGACAACTCATACTCTAAAATGAAATACCATTCTGACCAATGTCTCGATTTAGTAGATGATTCTTATATCGGATTATTCTCATGCTATGAAAAACCTAGCAAGTTAGAGAAACCACATATTAGAATATTAAAAATACAGAATAAGACCACAAATGAAGAATTTGATATTTCTTTAACGCATAATTCATTTGTACTATTTTCAGTAAAAGCTAATACAAACTTTTCACATAAAATCATCTTAGATTCAACACTAAATCAGAAAGAAAAACAAACTGATAATAGATGGTTAGGTATAACTTTTAGAGAATCTAAAACCTTTATTAAATTTAAAAATAAAATGCCATACCTTTCATGTGGAAGTTTACTTGAATTAGCTGACGAAAATCAAAAGAAAGAGTTTTTTATGTTAAGAAGTCAAGAAAACAGAAGCATTAATTTTACTTATCCTCAAATTAATTTCACAATTAGTAAGGCTGACACATTAATGCCTATTCGTTAA
- a CDS encoding alpha-ketoglutarate-dependent dioxygenase AlkB family protein, with the protein MDLFNPTIDKTKNWLPQDGTVNYHGQILEKEQADFYLKKLLETIEWRNDEAIIFGKKIITKRKVAWYGDKPFKYTYSNTSKYALPWTKELLELKILIEKETSETFNSCLLNLYHNGNEGMAWHSDSETDLKKDGAIGSLSFGAERKFAFKHKQVKEKVEIMLQHGSLLVMKNTTQTNWLHRLPPTKKVTKLRVNLTFRTIEEKEL; encoded by the coding sequence ATGGACTTATTTAACCCAACTATAGACAAAACAAAAAATTGGTTACCACAAGACGGAACTGTCAATTATCACGGACAAATTTTAGAAAAAGAGCAAGCAGATTTCTATCTTAAAAAACTATTGGAAACTATCGAATGGCGCAATGATGAAGCTATTATTTTCGGAAAGAAAATCATTACCAAACGAAAAGTTGCTTGGTATGGCGACAAGCCTTTTAAATACACTTATTCCAATACTTCAAAATACGCTTTGCCTTGGACAAAAGAACTGTTAGAATTAAAAATATTAATTGAAAAAGAAACAAGCGAAACTTTTAACTCATGTTTGCTTAATCTATATCACAATGGAAATGAAGGAATGGCTTGGCACAGCGATAGTGAAACCGATTTAAAGAAAGATGGAGCAATCGGTTCATTGAGTTTCGGAGCAGAACGAAAATTTGCTTTTAAACACAAACAAGTCAAAGAAAAAGTAGAAATTATGCTACAACACGGAAGTTTATTAGTAATGAAAAACACCACGCAAACAAATTGGTTGCATAGACTTCCACCCACCAAAAAAGTAACAAAACTGAGAGTAAACTTAACATTCAGAACGATTGAAGAAAAAGAACTGTAG